In Phaeobacter inhibens DSM 16374, the following proteins share a genomic window:
- the clpA gene encoding ATP-dependent Clp protease ATP-binding subunit ClpA, with protein MPSFSSTLEQAIHAALALANERRHEFATLEHLLLALLDEPEAARVMRACSVDLTELRATLVEFVDEDLANLVTDIDGSEAVPTAAFQRVIQRAAIHVQSSGRTEVTGANVLVAIFAERESDAAYFLQDQDMTRYDAVNFIAHGVAKDPAFGESRPVSGSPEVEDEPQPTTEGDKKESALAKYCVDLNEKSREGDIDPLIGRSHEVERCIQVLCRRRKNNPLLVGDPGVGKTAIAEGLARKIVAGETPEVLSETTIYSLDMGALLAGTRYRGDFEERLKAVVTELEDHPDAVLFIDEIHTVIGAGATSGGAMDASNLLKPALQGGKLRTMGSTTYKEFRQHFEKDRALSRRFQKIDVNEPSVEDSIEILKGLKPYFEDHHGIRFTSDAIKSAVELSARYINDRKLPDKAIDVIDEAGAAQHLVVESKRRKTIGVKEIEAVVAKIARIPPKNVSKDDAEVLKDLERSLKRVVFGQDAAIDALSSAIKLARAGLREPEKPIGNYLFAGPTGVGKTEVAKQLADTLGVELLRFDMSEYMEKHAVSRLIGAPPGYVGFDQGGLLTDGVDQHPHCVLLLDEIEKAHPDVFNILLQVMDNGQLTDHNGRTVNFRNVVLIMTSNAGASEQAKAAIGFGRDRREGEDTAAIERTFTPEFRNRLDAVISFAPLPKDVILQVVEKFVLQLEAQLMDRNVSIELTRKAAEWLADKGYDDRMGARPLGRVIQEHIKKPLAEELLFGKLSKGGLVKVGIKDGKLDLRIEGPAKPRISGDRPPLLTAE; from the coding sequence GTGCCTTCATTCTCGAGCACTTTGGAACAGGCCATTCACGCCGCGCTTGCGCTGGCAAACGAACGGCGTCATGAATTTGCAACCCTGGAACACCTGCTGCTTGCCCTGCTGGACGAGCCTGAGGCGGCGCGCGTCATGCGCGCCTGCAGCGTGGACCTCACCGAGTTGCGCGCGACCCTTGTTGAATTTGTCGATGAGGATCTCGCCAATCTGGTCACTGATATCGACGGCTCAGAAGCGGTTCCCACCGCTGCCTTCCAGCGCGTGATCCAACGCGCGGCCATCCACGTTCAAAGCTCCGGCCGTACCGAAGTCACGGGCGCCAATGTTCTGGTGGCCATCTTCGCAGAGCGTGAGAGCGACGCGGCCTACTTCCTGCAGGATCAGGACATGACCCGCTATGATGCGGTGAATTTCATCGCTCACGGCGTGGCCAAGGATCCGGCCTTCGGTGAATCCCGCCCGGTCTCCGGCTCCCCGGAGGTCGAGGATGAGCCCCAGCCTACCACCGAGGGTGACAAGAAAGAGAGCGCGCTGGCGAAATACTGCGTCGATCTCAATGAGAAATCACGCGAGGGCGACATTGATCCGCTGATCGGACGCAGCCACGAGGTTGAGCGCTGCATTCAGGTGCTGTGCCGCCGTCGCAAAAACAATCCGCTTCTTGTCGGCGATCCCGGCGTTGGCAAAACCGCCATCGCCGAAGGTCTGGCACGCAAGATTGTCGCCGGTGAAACCCCTGAGGTCCTGTCGGAAACCACCATCTACTCGCTCGACATGGGCGCGCTGCTGGCAGGCACCCGCTATCGCGGTGACTTTGAGGAACGTCTGAAAGCTGTGGTGACCGAGCTGGAGGATCACCCCGACGCGGTGCTGTTCATCGATGAGATCCACACTGTGATCGGCGCCGGGGCGACCTCCGGCGGGGCGATGGATGCCTCCAACCTGCTGAAGCCCGCGCTTCAGGGCGGCAAGCTGCGCACCATGGGCTCCACCACCTACAAGGAGTTCCGACAGCACTTCGAGAAGGACCGCGCGCTGTCCCGCCGGTTCCAGAAAATTGATGTGAATGAACCGTCGGTTGAGGATTCCATCGAGATCCTGAAAGGGCTGAAACCCTATTTCGAGGACCATCACGGCATCCGCTTTACCAGCGATGCGATCAAATCTGCGGTGGAGCTCTCCGCCCGCTACATCAATGATCGCAAACTGCCGGACAAGGCGATTGACGTCATCGACGAGGCCGGTGCCGCACAGCATCTGGTGGTCGAAAGCAAACGCCGCAAAACCATCGGTGTGAAGGAGATCGAAGCGGTTGTCGCCAAGATCGCCCGTATCCCGCCGAAGAATGTCTCCAAGGACGACGCCGAAGTGCTGAAGGATCTGGAACGCTCGCTGAAACGTGTGGTGTTTGGTCAGGACGCCGCGATCGACGCCCTGTCCAGCGCCATCAAACTGGCGCGGGCGGGCCTGCGCGAGCCAGAAAAACCCATTGGCAACTATCTTTTTGCAGGCCCCACCGGTGTCGGCAAAACAGAAGTGGCCAAACAGCTCGCCGATACGCTCGGCGTGGAATTGCTGCGGTTCGACATGTCGGAATATATGGAGAAACACGCGGTTTCCCGCCTGATCGGCGCGCCTCCGGGCTATGTCGGTTTTGATCAGGGCGGGCTGTTGACCGATGGTGTTGACCAGCATCCCCACTGCGTGCTGCTGCTGGATGAAATCGAGAAGGCGCACCCGGATGTGTTCAACATCCTGTTGCAGGTCATGGATAATGGCCAGCTGACCGATCACAACGGCCGCACCGTGAACTTCCGCAATGTCGTGCTGATCATGACCTCGAATGCCGGCGCATCCGAGCAGGCAAAGGCCGCCATCGGCTTTGGTCGTGACCGCCGCGAAGGCGAGGATACAGCCGCCATCGAACGCACGTTCACCCCGGAGTTCCGCAACCGTCTGGACGCGGTGATCTCCTTTGCACCGCTGCCAAAGGATGTGATCCTGCAGGTGGTCGAGAAATTTGTCCTGCAACTGGAAGCCCAGCTGATGGACCGCAATGTCTCGATCGAACTCACCCGCAAGGCGGCAGAATGGCTGGCTGACAAAGGCTACGACGACCGCATGGGCGCGCGTCCTCTGGGCCGTGTCATTCAGGAGCACATCAAGAAACCGCTGGCGGAAGAGCTGCTGTTTGGCAAACTCTCCAAGGGGGGCCTGGTCAAGGTCGGCATCAAGGATGGCAAATTGGATCTCAGGATCGAAGGCCCGGCCAAGCCTCGTATCTCGGGGGACAGGCCGCCGCTGCTTACGGCCGAGTAA